From one Halothece sp. PCC 7418 genomic stretch:
- a CDS encoding Ni/Fe hydrogenase subunit alpha — protein MAKTVTIDPVTRIEGHAKISVYLNDEGKVDNAQFHVVEFRGFEKFCEGRPMFEMAGITARICGICPVSHLLASAKTGDKILAVQVPPAGEKLRRLMNLGQITQSHALSFFHLSSPDFLLGFDSDPQSRNVFGLIQSDPELARAGIRLRQFGQKIIEILGARKIHAAWAVPGGVRTPLSEEGRNWILERLPEARQTTEQALALFKKLLDQFSTEADVFGKFPSLFMGLVAPDGTWEHYGGQIRFMDSEGNIVADGLHEDNYADFIGEAVEPWSYLKFPYYKPMGYPDGMYRVGPLARVNICERFGTEAADRELQELRDRAGARVATSSFFYHYARLVEILGAIDRIEQFMYDPDLMSPRVRAEAGINSLEGIGVSEAPRGTLFHHYNVNENGLIEKVNLIIATGQNNLAMNRTITQIAQHYINGNEIAEGMLNRVEAGIRAFDPCLSCSTHAVGQMPLQIQLFDRDRALVDEVYRD, from the coding sequence ATGGCAAAAACAGTAACAATTGATCCCGTCACTCGCATCGAAGGTCACGCCAAAATCTCTGTCTATCTCAATGACGAGGGAAAGGTGGATAATGCCCAGTTTCATGTGGTCGAATTTCGCGGGTTTGAGAAATTCTGCGAAGGTCGCCCGATGTTTGAAATGGCAGGAATTACCGCCCGCATTTGTGGCATTTGTCCCGTGAGTCACCTCCTCGCTTCGGCAAAAACAGGCGATAAAATTCTTGCAGTCCAAGTTCCTCCAGCAGGAGAAAAATTACGACGGTTGATGAACCTCGGACAGATTACCCAGTCTCACGCCCTGAGTTTCTTCCATCTCAGCAGCCCTGACTTTCTCTTGGGCTTTGACAGTGACCCGCAATCGCGGAATGTGTTTGGTTTAATCCAGTCTGATCCCGAACTAGCGCGGGCGGGTATTCGCTTACGGCAATTTGGACAAAAAATTATTGAGATTTTAGGCGCACGGAAAATTCACGCTGCATGGGCGGTTCCTGGTGGTGTGCGGACTCCCTTATCGGAAGAGGGACGCAATTGGATTTTAGAGCGTCTTCCTGAAGCCCGACAAACCACAGAGCAAGCACTGGCGTTATTTAAGAAACTCTTAGACCAGTTTTCCACCGAAGCCGATGTTTTTGGCAAATTTCCCTCTCTGTTTATGGGGTTAGTCGCCCCTGATGGCACTTGGGAACATTATGGCGGTCAGATTCGCTTTATGGATAGCGAAGGCAATATTGTCGCTGATGGCTTACATGAGGACAATTACGCTGATTTTATCGGAGAAGCGGTTGAGCCTTGGTCTTACCTCAAATTCCCCTACTATAAACCCATGGGATATCCTGATGGGATGTATCGCGTCGGTCCTTTAGCGCGGGTGAATATCTGTGAACGGTTTGGCACAGAGGCTGCGGATCGAGAATTACAAGAATTGCGCGATCGCGCTGGGGCAAGAGTGGCCACCTCTTCTTTCTTCTATCACTATGCGCGGTTAGTGGAAATTTTAGGCGCGATCGACCGGATTGAACAGTTCATGTATGATCCCGACTTAATGTCGCCTCGGGTGCGTGCAGAAGCGGGGATTAATTCCTTAGAAGGCATTGGTGTCAGTGAAGCCCCCCGGGGAACCCTCTTTCACCATTACAACGTCAATGAAAATGGTCTGATTGAAAAAGTGAACCTGATCATTGCCACGGGACAAAATAACCTCGCCATGAATCGAACCATCACGCAAATTGCCCAACATTATATCAATGGCAATGAAATCGCCGAGGGAATGCTCAATCGCGTTGAAGCTGGGATTCGTGCCTTTGACCCTTGCTTAAGTTGTTCCACTCATGCTGTTGGTCAAATGCCCTTACAGATCCAACTCTTTGATCGCGATCGCGCTTTGGTTGATGAAGTCTATCGCGACTAA
- the metK gene encoding methionine adenosyltransferase, translated as MKKDFMFTSESVTAGHPDKLCDQISDAILDRCLQQNPKSRAIVESAVSAAILFLAARFDADLSIDFTTIAREVIDSVGYHRTSFSGKNCSILSSLDEMSPENNFDESQLSDAEIEQITARDQATVFGFACDQTPVLMPIPIWLAHQLARRLHEVQLQNILPYLSPDGKTLVGVEYQNREPKRIHSITILASQNDPAAASLKQLRDDIRQTVVEPVFAEQTIQPDRDTRIYINPEGLLSPGGPEVHAGLTGRKNAIDTYGEYAKHSGAALSGKDPTRIDRVGAYAARYAAKNVVAANLARECEVQLSYSLGLSRPVSIQVETFATGKISEEEIARRLEQHFEFRLAGIIKQLQLRSRPSLSEDGFFRKLAAYGHVGRSDLDLPWEMTDRVDCLQD; from the coding sequence ATGAAAAAAGACTTTATGTTCACCTCCGAGTCCGTCACTGCGGGTCATCCTGATAAACTCTGTGACCAAATTAGTGATGCGATTCTCGATCGCTGCTTGCAACAAAATCCTAAATCCCGCGCGATCGTCGAGTCGGCTGTTTCCGCTGCCATCTTGTTTCTGGCTGCTCGGTTTGATGCGGATCTCAGCATTGATTTCACCACCATTGCGCGAGAAGTCATCGACAGCGTGGGGTATCATCGCACCAGCTTCAGTGGCAAAAACTGTTCCATTCTCAGTAGTTTAGACGAAATGTCTCCCGAAAATAACTTTGATGAGTCACAACTGTCTGACGCGGAAATAGAACAGATTACCGCCCGCGATCAAGCAACGGTTTTCGGTTTTGCTTGCGATCAAACCCCAGTCCTGATGCCAATACCGATTTGGCTTGCCCATCAACTGGCGCGACGACTGCACGAAGTTCAATTACAAAACATTCTCCCTTATCTTTCTCCTGATGGTAAAACGCTGGTTGGGGTGGAGTACCAAAACCGCGAACCGAAACGCATTCACAGTATTACAATTTTAGCCAGTCAGAATGATCCTGCTGCTGCCAGTTTGAAACAACTGCGAGACGATATTCGCCAAACTGTTGTTGAACCCGTCTTTGCAGAACAAACGATTCAACCTGATCGAGACACTAGAATTTATATTAATCCAGAAGGGCTTCTCAGTCCAGGGGGGCCTGAAGTTCATGCGGGGTTAACGGGACGAAAAAACGCGATCGATACTTATGGGGAATATGCTAAACATAGTGGTGCAGCCCTCAGTGGGAAAGATCCCACCCGCATTGATCGTGTGGGGGCGTATGCTGCTCGGTATGCAGCCAAAAATGTGGTTGCAGCGAATCTGGCGCGAGAATGTGAAGTGCAGTTAAGTTATTCGTTGGGATTATCTCGTCCTGTGAGTATTCAAGTGGAAACGTTTGCTACAGGAAAGATTTCAGAAGAAGAAATTGCTCGCCGTTTAGAACAGCATTTTGAGTTTCGCCTCGCGGGGATTATCAAACAATTGCAGCTGCGATCGCGCCCCTCCCTTTCCGAAGATGGCTTTTTTAGGAAGCTGGCTGCCTATGGTCATGTTGGACGGAGTGATCTTGATTTACCCTGGGAGATGACGGATCGCGTTGATTGTTTGCAGGACTAG
- a CDS encoding FHA domain-containing protein encodes MKNPWKALKQYLKLGQKSENLQASAPEDPKTSILPPEINFPPEETVTLPETVPYLLHLQSGRPLKIPENQLTITLGKTSPNNTPDIDLSDVTNAAVVSRKHARITVVGEQYYIEDLGSSNGTYVNNILVKEGESQDISSGDLIAFGKEDKVAFIFKLPDQRRQEKNKFEQQFQDLKIEIDQQKRQKDLNMVTSSRYFQEVKQEITEVDVDEFWS; translated from the coding sequence ATGAAAAATCCTTGGAAGGCTCTCAAACAGTATCTGAAGTTGGGTCAAAAGTCAGAAAACCTGCAAGCATCTGCTCCAGAAGATCCCAAAACCTCAATTTTACCTCCTGAAATCAATTTTCCTCCAGAAGAAACAGTGACGTTACCGGAAACGGTTCCCTATTTACTACATTTGCAGAGCGGTCGCCCGCTGAAAATTCCGGAAAATCAACTCACCATTACCCTTGGGAAAACTAGTCCTAACAATACCCCTGATATTGATTTATCCGATGTTACCAATGCAGCAGTTGTTTCTCGGAAGCACGCTCGGATCACAGTGGTGGGAGAACAATACTACATTGAAGATTTGGGAAGTTCCAATGGGACTTATGTCAACAATATCTTAGTCAAAGAAGGAGAGTCTCAAGATATTTCCTCGGGTGATTTGATTGCGTTTGGGAAAGAAGATAAGGTTGCTTTTATTTTCAAGTTGCCCGATCAACGTCGTCAAGAGAAAAATAAATTTGAGCAACAATTTCAAGATCTCAAGATTGAAATTGATCAACAAAAGCGTCAAAAAGATTTAAACATGGTCACTTCTAGTCGCTATTTTCAAGAGGTGAAGCAAGAAATAACAGAGGTGGATGTTGATGAATTTTGGAGTTAA
- the dndD gene encoding DNA sulfur modification protein DndD: protein MILRELVLENFGPYRGRQVVDLTPNADEEEVRPIILFGGMNGGGKTTFMDAIRLAFYGQRAQCSTRGNLSYSDFLSQAVNRHSEDKTRIELAFEEILDNQLVVFRITRSWQKGDNKDTLSILVDDWPDRALTNTWDEYIENLLPLGISNLFLFDGEQVKELAELDVPPPQVKEAIQALLGLELAEKLGEDLEVLVNRKRKQLANQTTLKTLEEIESKLNEQKKEYKQAEAEFHQLEADLKKANENYRLASENFISEGGKIASQQSQLERKINELKNDEAREKDALRDLAADVLPLALITPLLEAAKTQGETELEYQQALLTQDVIKQRDRALLDYLHQLAISATEVDKISGFLQEQNQEVEAKLNPERSPYLRPDQDTINLLNTVLDYRLPNQVKDLKIRQEKLQEITSEIDSSDRELANAASPEAYQKLQDAVKAAQEKRAKAQHAWEAGKRHLNALADEIKATQKQLESYSQEAIDQRNNEHIIQSAAKVQKTLEQFKEKLTLKKLNKLEIEVTECFRYLLHKSDLVHRVSIDSQTFRLSLFDPNGKPLPKHRLSAGEKQLLAIAFLWGLARVSHRQLPIAIDTPLGRLDSSHRHNLVERYFPSASHQVILFSTDTEIGQVEYEQLNEQSAIAHQYQLHYDEANGETQVKTGYFDFAQN from the coding sequence GTGATCTTACGTGAACTCGTTCTCGAAAATTTTGGTCCCTATCGCGGTCGCCAAGTGGTTGATTTAACCCCCAATGCGGATGAGGAAGAAGTCCGCCCGATTATCTTATTTGGGGGAATGAATGGCGGTGGAAAAACAACCTTTATGGATGCAATTCGTCTCGCGTTTTATGGACAACGGGCGCAATGTTCCACACGAGGAAATCTGAGTTATAGTGACTTTTTATCCCAAGCAGTGAATCGTCATAGTGAGGATAAAACTCGCATTGAATTGGCGTTTGAAGAGATATTAGATAATCAGTTAGTTGTCTTTAGAATTACGCGCAGTTGGCAAAAGGGAGATAATAAGGATACGTTAAGTATTTTAGTGGATGATTGGCCCGATCGCGCTCTGACGAATACTTGGGATGAATATATCGAAAACTTACTCCCCTTAGGCATTTCTAATCTGTTTTTATTTGATGGGGAACAAGTGAAAGAACTCGCAGAATTAGACGTTCCCCCGCCACAAGTGAAAGAGGCAATTCAAGCGTTACTGGGATTAGAATTAGCGGAAAAGTTAGGGGAAGATTTAGAGGTTTTAGTCAATCGCAAGCGGAAACAACTGGCAAATCAAACGACGCTGAAAACTTTAGAAGAAATTGAAAGCAAACTGAATGAACAAAAGAAGGAATATAAGCAAGCAGAAGCCGAATTTCATCAGCTAGAAGCAGACCTTAAAAAAGCAAATGAAAATTATCGTCTTGCATCCGAAAACTTTATCTCAGAAGGGGGTAAAATTGCCTCTCAACAGTCGCAATTAGAACGAAAGATCAATGAACTCAAAAACGATGAAGCTAGAGAAAAAGATGCACTACGAGATTTAGCTGCGGATGTGTTACCGTTAGCTTTAATTACACCCTTATTAGAAGCAGCAAAAACACAGGGAGAAACAGAATTAGAGTATCAACAAGCCTTACTGACTCAAGATGTCATTAAACAGCGCGATCGCGCACTCCTTGATTATCTCCATCAACTGGCGATTTCTGCAACAGAAGTGGATAAAATTTCGGGCTTTCTCCAAGAACAAAATCAAGAGGTAGAAGCCAAACTCAACCCCGAAAGATCTCCTTATTTACGCCCCGATCAAGATACTATAAACCTCCTCAATACTGTCCTTGACTATCGCCTTCCCAACCAAGTGAAAGACCTTAAAATTAGGCAAGAGAAACTGCAAGAAATTACCTCAGAAATTGACAGCAGCGATCGCGAGTTAGCAAATGCAGCCTCTCCAGAAGCCTATCAAAAACTGCAAGATGCGGTAAAAGCAGCGCAAGAAAAACGCGCCAAAGCCCAACACGCTTGGGAAGCGGGAAAACGCCATCTCAATGCACTCGCAGATGAAATCAAAGCCACTCAAAAACAACTGGAAAGTTACAGTCAAGAAGCCATTGATCAACGCAATAACGAACATATTATTCAGTCCGCGGCAAAAGTACAAAAAACCCTCGAACAATTTAAAGAAAAACTCACCCTTAAGAAGCTAAATAAACTGGAAATTGAAGTCACTGAATGTTTCCGATATTTACTCCATAAATCCGATTTAGTCCATCGCGTCAGCATCGACAGCCAAACCTTTCGCCTTTCCCTGTTCGATCCAAACGGAAAACCCCTCCCCAAACATCGCCTCTCAGCAGGGGAAAAACAACTCCTCGCCATTGCATTCTTATGGGGGTTAGCGCGAGTGTCCCACCGTCAGCTTCCGATTGCGATTGATACTCCCTTAGGGCGTTTAGATTCGTCTCACCGTCATAATCTTGTGGAACGCTATTTTCCCAGCGCCTCTCATCAAGTGATTCTCTTCTCTACAGATACAGAAATCGGACAAGTGGAATATGAACAATTAAATGAACAAAGCGCGATCGCGCACCAATATCAACTCCACTATGACGAAGCCAACGGAGAAACCCAAGTGAAAACGGGGTATTTTGATTTTGCACAAAATTAG
- a CDS encoding HAD-IC family P-type ATPase, protein MVSTSAIHRVKGRIRYKVEGLYRSQALADYLQQALSQQTGVQEVKANSLTGNLLIQFDPTYPASEIKTLVENTVASYHSGENVSAATPAPKQQTSSSQTKDWHFLEIDRILQEFGTSPTEGLCDSAIAQNAQQYGSNTFAEAQARPDLEIILEQFNSLPVALLGVAAGISLVTGGVADALTIAGVVGLNAVIGYVTESQSERIIQSLKSQGKPIALVIRNGQEETIDAGEGVVGDLLVLRTGDRVAADSRLIETDNLQIDESPLTGESLPVTKIATSLDRQDVPLAERKNMVYRGTLVTGGQGKAVIIATGNQTEIGKIQAMAGEAIVPETPLQRQLDEVGGQLVLIGSVVCALEFGIGVLRGQGWLTMLKSAISLAVASVPEGLPAIATTILALGIQEARRQGVLIRGIDAVESLGSLQTICLDKTGTLTCNQMVVKDVRVGMNEVKFAEDRCWWWGDRKIDPLDHQEVVGLLQVGVLCSETEVTPAGDSYDLSGSATENALVQIAIDAGVDPISLREKFPLLKLNARSANHELMSTLHRFGNGKVLIAVKGNPHEIIQRCHYRSRDGEITPLTPQEKRTLQNANEQMAGKALRVLGFAYRMAEDSISETEMEEDLIWLGLAGMADPIREGVTDVIARFHEAGIDTVMITGDQGPTAYAIARELHIGRDGRLEILDSSALGELNPEKLEALANKVDVFARVSPADKLNIVQSLQAAGKIVAMTGDGINDSPALKAANVGIAMGKGGADAARETADVILEDNALETTIAAIAQGRAIYSNIRKSLHFLLATNLSELAVMIVGTAAGFSEPLNTMQLLWLNLVTDVFPSLGLALETPESNILNQPPRDPDEPILSQADYERIVLESAVLSISALGAYGYALTRHGPGSRASTVLFMGLTIAQILNALNARSTQPSLLGGEPRPDNPYLDAAVLGSLALQLLPLFVPPLRQLLRLGPLDPIDTAVIAGCALLSLAVNEATKTIELQEAQ, encoded by the coding sequence TTGGTCAGCACTTCCGCAATACATCGTGTCAAAGGCAGAATCCGCTATAAAGTAGAGGGATTATATCGTTCCCAAGCCTTAGCGGATTATCTTCAGCAAGCCTTAAGCCAGCAAACTGGAGTTCAGGAGGTTAAAGCGAATTCTTTAACGGGTAATTTATTGATTCAGTTCGATCCGACTTATCCCGCTTCTGAGATTAAAACGCTCGTTGAAAACACGGTTGCAAGTTATCACTCGGGAGAAAACGTTTCTGCTGCAACTCCCGCGCCAAAACAACAAACGTCTTCTTCTCAAACCAAGGATTGGCATTTTTTAGAGATAGACAGAATTTTACAGGAGTTTGGAACCTCTCCAACCGAGGGCTTATGTGACAGCGCGATCGCGCAAAATGCTCAACAATATGGCTCAAATACCTTTGCTGAAGCCCAAGCTCGTCCCGACCTCGAAATCATCCTCGAACAGTTTAACTCGCTGCCTGTGGCTCTGTTAGGGGTGGCTGCGGGCATTTCTTTAGTGACGGGAGGAGTTGCTGATGCTTTAACCATTGCTGGAGTCGTCGGATTGAACGCCGTCATTGGCTACGTTACCGAAAGTCAGTCAGAACGCATTATTCAATCTCTCAAAAGTCAAGGGAAACCGATCGCGCTGGTCATTCGCAATGGTCAGGAAGAAACCATTGATGCGGGAGAGGGGGTCGTGGGGGATCTGTTAGTCTTGCGAACGGGCGATCGCGTGGCTGCGGATTCTCGTTTAATCGAAACCGATAACTTACAAATTGATGAGTCTCCTCTTACTGGCGAAAGTCTCCCTGTGACTAAAATTGCGACTTCCCTAGACCGTCAAGATGTTCCCCTGGCAGAACGAAAAAACATGGTGTATCGGGGAACATTAGTCACCGGAGGACAAGGAAAGGCGGTCATTATCGCAACGGGAAATCAAACTGAAATTGGTAAAATCCAAGCCATGGCGGGGGAAGCCATTGTTCCAGAAACCCCCTTACAACGACAACTAGACGAAGTGGGGGGACAACTGGTTTTAATTGGATCGGTGGTTTGCGCTTTAGAGTTTGGAATTGGGGTATTACGGGGACAAGGTTGGCTAACGATGCTCAAAAGTGCCATTTCTCTGGCGGTTGCGTCTGTTCCCGAAGGCTTACCCGCGATCGCGACCACAATTTTGGCTTTAGGGATTCAAGAAGCCCGTCGTCAAGGGGTTCTCATTCGGGGGATTGATGCGGTGGAGTCTCTCGGATCACTACAAACGATTTGCCTTGATAAAACAGGAACCCTCACTTGTAACCAGATGGTGGTGAAAGACGTGCGAGTGGGGATGAATGAAGTAAAATTTGCTGAAGATCGCTGTTGGTGGTGGGGAGACCGTAAAATTGACCCGTTAGACCATCAAGAAGTGGTTGGATTATTACAGGTGGGGGTATTGTGCAGTGAAACCGAGGTGACTCCTGCTGGCGATAGCTATGATTTGAGCGGTTCCGCTACCGAAAACGCCCTGGTGCAAATTGCGATTGATGCAGGGGTTGATCCGATTTCCTTGCGAGAAAAATTCCCTTTGTTAAAACTGAATGCGCGATCGGCGAATCATGAGTTAATGAGTACCCTGCACCGTTTTGGCAATGGCAAGGTTTTAATTGCTGTGAAAGGAAACCCCCATGAAATTATCCAACGTTGTCACTATCGATCGCGCGATGGAGAAATTACGCCCCTTACTCCGCAAGAAAAACGCACGCTACAAAATGCCAATGAACAGATGGCGGGAAAAGCCCTGCGGGTGCTAGGGTTTGCTTACCGTATGGCAGAAGACAGCATCTCAGAAACGGAGATGGAAGAAGATTTAATTTGGTTAGGCTTAGCGGGAATGGCGGATCCGATTCGGGAAGGGGTAACCGATGTCATTGCGCGTTTCCATGAAGCGGGGATTGATACGGTAATGATAACGGGAGATCAAGGGCCCACGGCTTACGCGATCGCGCGGGAATTACATATTGGACGGGATGGTCGTTTAGAGATTTTGGACTCTTCTGCATTAGGAGAATTGAATCCTGAAAAACTAGAAGCCCTTGCCAATAAAGTGGATGTCTTTGCGCGGGTTAGTCCCGCCGATAAACTGAATATTGTGCAAAGCCTACAAGCTGCGGGAAAAATTGTCGCCATGACGGGAGATGGAATTAATGATAGTCCCGCTTTGAAAGCTGCTAATGTCGGGATTGCGATGGGGAAAGGCGGTGCAGATGCAGCCCGAGAAACAGCAGATGTCATTTTAGAAGATAATGCCTTGGAAACCACGATCGCAGCGATCGCGCAAGGACGCGCCATTTATAGCAATATCCGCAAATCCTTACATTTTCTTCTCGCTACCAATCTCAGCGAACTGGCGGTGATGATTGTGGGGACAGCAGCAGGGTTTTCTGAACCGTTGAACACCATGCAATTATTATGGCTAAACCTCGTTACCGATGTCTTCCCCAGCTTAGGATTGGCTTTAGAAACCCCTGAATCCAATATTCTCAACCAACCTCCGCGCGATCCGGATGAACCGATTCTCTCCCAAGCTGACTATGAACGGATTGTCTTAGAATCAGCGGTTCTCTCCATTAGCGCCCTTGGGGCTTACGGCTATGCGTTAACCCGACATGGCCCTGGATCTCGCGCCAGCACGGTGCTCTTTATGGGATTAACGATCGCGCAGATTCTCAATGCTTTAAATGCCCGTTCCACCCAGCCTTCCTTATTGGGCGGAGAACCTCGTCCTGATAATCCGTATCTGGATGCTGCGGTGTTGGGATCTCTCGCCTTACAACTGTTACCCCTGTTTGTTCCTCCCCTTAGACAATTATTGCGCTTAGGACCGTTAGATCCCATTGATACGGCTGTGATTGCGGGGTGCGCTCTCCTTTCCTTAGCCGTAAATGAAGCCACCAAAACCATTGAACTTCAGGAGGCACAATGA
- a CDS encoding DUF5132 domain-containing protein: MIRQPESEATSTFEEMATLFFAPVLRVSAENVEQPAVRAFLKAVIALQERGKEALAQLEEAIEDLRAEVEAELAEEGENTPALSNQENSVFAQMMIKGMSELDTSLRKATQGTIDARSLLSILFAALALRQLILKGFQFDDVPWYVLAWYAFDSFIKLHDHQPLMSKENSTATREHHDNGNSVTQVRDSPD; encoded by the coding sequence ATGATACGCCAACCCGAATCGGAAGCGACCAGCACGTTTGAAGAAATGGCGACCCTTTTTTTTGCCCCAGTGCTGAGGGTGAGTGCGGAAAATGTCGAACAACCGGCAGTGCGTGCATTCCTAAAAGCGGTCATTGCCCTCCAAGAGCGAGGGAAAGAAGCGTTAGCCCAACTCGAGGAAGCGATCGAAGATCTCCGCGCCGAAGTGGAAGCAGAGTTGGCTGAAGAAGGAGAAAACACGCCAGCACTCTCCAATCAAGAAAACTCCGTCTTTGCACAAATGATGATTAAAGGGATGTCGGAGTTAGATACCAGTTTAAGGAAAGCAACACAGGGGACAATTGATGCGCGATCGCTGCTGTCGATCTTATTCGCTGCCTTAGCCCTCCGACAACTCATTCTTAAAGGATTTCAATTTGATGATGTTCCTTGGTATGTCCTGGCTTGGTATGCTTTTGATAGTTTTATTAAACTTCATGATCATCAGCCTTTGATGTCAAAGGAAAATTCAACCGCGACCAGAGAACATCACGATAACGGTAATTCTGTAACTCAGGTTCGAGACTCCCCAGATTAA
- a CDS encoding MinD/ParA family protein: MPKVIAIHSYRGGTGKSNFTANLATAMALRGNRVGVVDTDIPSPGIHSLLGLEPEQTHATLNNYLWGESPIEDVTYNVSASVGKEGSGQLFLIPSSIKPDDIARILQQGYDVKLMNDGLRQFVKSYQLDYLFIDTHPGLSKETFLSISLSHLVILILRPDKQDYQGTAVTVDVARELNVRKMLLAINKVHSRIDPDLVVQKVEATYQESVVGVFPLSEDLVELASEGVFYSKYPEHPVSQEFRKVAQRIAEV, encoded by the coding sequence ATGCCAAAAGTAATTGCAATCCACTCCTATCGGGGGGGAACAGGTAAATCTAATTTCACGGCAAATTTAGCCACTGCCATGGCCTTACGCGGTAACCGAGTTGGCGTGGTCGATACAGATATTCCCTCTCCGGGCATTCATAGCCTATTGGGCTTAGAACCCGAACAGACTCACGCCACCCTCAATAATTATCTTTGGGGTGAAAGCCCCATTGAAGATGTGACTTATAACGTTAGTGCTTCTGTTGGCAAGGAGGGAAGCGGACAGTTATTTTTGATTCCATCCAGCATCAAACCAGATGACATTGCCCGCATTTTACAGCAAGGCTACGATGTCAAGTTAATGAATGATGGCTTACGTCAATTCGTAAAATCTTATCAACTGGACTACTTATTTATTGATACCCATCCTGGATTATCAAAGGAAACCTTTCTATCGATTTCTCTCTCCCATCTGGTGATTCTCATTTTACGACCCGATAAACAAGATTACCAAGGTACAGCAGTAACCGTTGATGTGGCGCGGGAATTAAATGTCCGCAAAATGCTACTCGCCATTAATAAAGTCCACAGTCGAATTGATCCTGATCTCGTTGTTCAAAAAGTCGAAGCCACCTATCAAGAATCAGTGGTGGGTGTGTTTCCGCTTTCAGAGGATCTCGTAGAACTGGCCAGTGAAGGGGTATTTTACAGCAAGTATCCCGAACATCCCGTTAGTCAAGAATTTCGTAAAGTTGCGCAGCGCATCGCGGAGGTATAG
- the glsA gene encoding glutaminase A → MSQNKTGDIKSLANSISAVTSPFRNYLNDLYEKYRSFNEGKVADYIPELAIANPESFGICVLTTQGQRFEVGDCNELFTIQSISKAFIYGLALEDYGREYVNSKIGVEPTGEAFNSIVLDEETNRPYNPMVNAGAIATTDLVKGKDGTERLKRVLEMFKRYTGRDHDIDVAVFLSEKSTGHRNRAMAYLMLNFGMVSEKIDETLDLYFQQCSIQVNARDLAMLSATLANGGVNPITGQRALDEHYVQDVISVMLTCGMYDGSGEWAYRVGMPAKSGVGGGIAAIAPDKMGIGTFSPPLDSKGNSFRGVKVCQELSDDFGLHPFNVASPKQDLQEWINGSDDVDGWQ, encoded by the coding sequence ATGTCACAAAACAAAACTGGAGATATTAAGTCGCTTGCTAACTCCATTAGCGCCGTTACTTCACCCTTTCGGAACTATCTCAATGACCTTTATGAGAAATATCGTTCCTTTAATGAAGGAAAAGTCGCTGACTATATCCCAGAGTTGGCAATCGCCAATCCTGAATCATTTGGTATTTGTGTGCTCACCACGCAAGGGCAACGTTTTGAAGTCGGAGACTGTAATGAATTATTTACCATTCAGTCGATCTCAAAAGCGTTTATCTATGGTTTAGCATTAGAAGATTATGGGCGGGAGTATGTGAATAGTAAGATTGGTGTTGAACCGACGGGAGAAGCGTTTAATTCCATTGTTTTGGATGAAGAGACGAACCGCCCTTATAATCCCATGGTCAACGCCGGGGCAATTGCTACAACTGATTTAGTGAAAGGCAAAGATGGAACTGAACGCTTAAAACGAGTTTTGGAAATGTTTAAGCGTTATACGGGGCGCGATCATGACATTGATGTTGCGGTGTTTTTATCAGAGAAATCAACCGGTCATCGCAATCGTGCCATGGCTTACCTGATGCTTAATTTTGGCATGGTCAGCGAAAAAATTGATGAAACTTTAGACCTTTACTTTCAACAATGTTCTATTCAGGTGAATGCTCGCGATTTAGCGATGCTATCGGCAACCTTAGCTAATGGCGGAGTTAACCCGATCACGGGACAGCGAGCACTGGATGAACATTATGTGCAAGATGTAATTAGTGTGATGCTAACCTGCGGTATGTATGACGGCTCGGGAGAGTGGGCGTACCGAGTGGGAATGCCAGCTAAAAGCGGCGTTGGTGGTGGCATTGCAGCCATTGCCCCCGATAAGATGGGAATTGGTACGTTCTCACCCCCCCTAGATTCCAAAGGCAATAGTTTCCGTGGCGTGAAAGTTTGCCAAGAGTTATCTGATGATTTTGGACTTCATCCCTTCAATGTGGCTTCCCCGAAGCAAGACTTGCAGGAATGGATTAATGGCAGTGATGATGTAGATGGTTGGCAATGA